The genomic interval CGACGCTTCCGGCCTACCGGCGGGCGTCTATATCTACCGGCTGACCGCGCCCGGTTACAGCGCCTCGCGCAAGATGGTGCTGATGAAGTAATTCCGGCTGTAGGGCGCTGTGCAGCGCACCTGCGGTGCGGACGAACGGTGAGGCCGGTCCGGAGCCCATTTCCCGGCTCCGGGCCGGCCTCGCGCATATCTTCCCGGACAGAGTCTCCCCAACGTGAGCCAATCCTCGGATCCGACAACCTACGACCCGGTCGCTGCCGGCTTCAAGAGCGGCCTTGAGGTCCATCAGCAACTCCTGACCGACCATAAACTCTTCTGCCGCTGCCCGGCCGGTCTCTATTCGGACGAGTACGACGCCGAGGCGCTACGCCATATGCGCCCGACGCTCTCGGAGTTGGGCGAATACGACGGCACGGCGTTGATGGAGTTCAAGACTCGTAAGGAGATCCTCTATCGCCTCAACCGGCGGTCGGTCTGCACCTATGAGATGGACGACAATCCGCCGTTCCCAATCAACTCACAGGCCGTTGACATCGCGATCGAGATTGCGCTGCTCTTCAACTGCAAGATCGTGGGTGAACTGCACGTCGCGCGCAAGCAGTATCTGGACGGTTCGATTCCGGCCGGTTTTCAGCGGACGGCAATCGTCGGGCTGAACGGGGGCTTTGAGTTTCAGGGCCGCACCATCGGTGTTGTGCAGTTAGCCGTCGAGGAGGACTCGTGCCGTGAAATCCTCGACCGGGGGCACCGCCGCATCTGTGCCACCGACCGGCTATCGATGCCGTTGATCGAGGTTGTAACGGCTCCCGACATCAGGACGCCGGAAGAGGTCGCCTTGGTAGGGACGCTC from Calditrichota bacterium carries:
- a CDS encoding Glu-tRNA(Gln) amidotransferase GatDE subunit E, encoding MSQSSDPTTYDPVAAGFKSGLEVHQQLLTDHKLFCRCPAGLYSDEYDAEALRHMRPTLSELGEYDGTALMEFKTRKEILYRLNRRSVCTYEMDDNPPFPINSQAVDIAIEIALLFNCKIVGELHVARKQYLDGSIPAGFQRTAIVGLNGGFEFQGRTIGVVQLAVEEDSCREILDRGHRRICATDRLSMPLIEVVTAPDIRTPEEVALVGTLIGDIVRSTGKVRRGIGSVRQDVNVSVAGGTRIEIKGVPRIPLFPSLTYYEAYRQSRLLALRERMRARGIDRLPRLFRRVDAGGRLVHPQVIAAVARGERVGATIATGMAGLLRWPIGPTRTFADDIAGRVRVIACLTEPPYILHTDDRRPTSLSRRDRETLKALGDMSEDDAAIVVHGQDADIDTALDEI